A window of Pseudocalidococcus azoricus BACA0444 genomic DNA:
GTCAATCCTGAAGGCGCGGTTTACCTCTATGAAGCCTTGGGGTCAGGGATCAAAAAACTGGCCTGGTGCGAAAACTCAGATCATATTATTACCCTTGACTATGATCGTGACCAAGTTGCGGCGGAAGTGACTGCATTCTTGAACTAGAGTAGGAAAGGCAACCCCAGACTGCGTATAAATAGTGATGCTCCGATGATTAAAAATGACCGCTGGATTGTTGACCAGGCCCGCCTGGGAATGATTACCCCCTTTGAACCGGCCCAAGTTCGCAAAGTTGATCAGGATGGGGTGTTAATCCCTGTCATTAGCTATGGGGTTTCTAGCTATGGCTATGATATTCGCCTCTCGCCTCAGGAAATGTTGGTCTTTAAGCATATTCCCGGCACGGTTGTTAATCCTAAAAACTTTAATCCCGGCAATTTGGAGCCTGTGGAATTACAGACGGATCAGTATGGCAGCTATTTTATTATTCCCGCCAATTCCTATGGCCTGGGGGTGAGTTTAGAGTCTATCCAGATGCCCCCAAACGTTACAGCTATTTGCCTGGGGAAAAGTACCTATGCTCGGGTTGGCCTGATTGTCAACATTACCCCCCTAGAAGCAGGTTGGGCTGGAGCGGGAATTACCTTAGAGTTTTCCAATGCCTCCAGTGCCGATTGCCGGGTCTATGCCAATGAGGGGGTGGCCCAGTTACTCTTTTTTGAGGGTGACCCCTGCGAAACTACCTATGCTGACCGCCAAGGCAAATACCAAAACCAATCCGGTCGGGTGACTCTGGCTAAAGTTTAAGAAAAAAATAAGAAATCTCAAAACTACCAACCCTAGGCTGATTTTTGCTAGTCTTAAATCAAATTTGTGTGACTTTTTCACGAATTTCTGTATTTAGACCAGTGAGATTGCCGTGCTAATTGAATTCACTGTTGGCAACTATCGCTCCTTCAAAGAGAAAGTGACATTCAGTATGGTTGCTACTAATCTTATGTCTAAAAATAAGAGTCTTGATGAAACTAATGTCTTCAAGGTAGATGAGAAACTTAGCCTTTTGAAAAGTGCGGCAATATATGGGGCTAATGCCAGTGGAAAAAGTAACTTAGCCAAAGCCCTAGCATTTATGAGATGGTTTATGTCCAACTCATCCAGAGAAACCCAAAGCACAGATAAAATTAGAGTTGAGCCGTTTAAACTCAGTACGGAAACTGATGCCCAACCCAGTTTTTTTGAAATTGTATTCCTAATGGATCAAAAAACCTATCGTTATGGTT
This region includes:
- the dcd gene encoding dCTP deaminase, which codes for MIKNDRWIVDQARLGMITPFEPAQVRKVDQDGVLIPVISYGVSSYGYDIRLSPQEMLVFKHIPGTVVNPKNFNPGNLEPVELQTDQYGSYFIIPANSYGLGVSLESIQMPPNVTAICLGKSTYARVGLIVNITPLEAGWAGAGITLEFSNASSADCRVYANEGVAQLLFFEGDPCETTYADRQGKYQNQSGRVTLAKV